Below is a genomic region from Syngnathus typhle isolate RoL2023-S1 ecotype Sweden linkage group LG3, RoL_Styp_1.0, whole genome shotgun sequence.
gaaaaaataaaaacaattgccaGTGCATATATTATTGTTCTGTGCTTTTTTGCAGGAGGCTCTGCAGCAGAAGCAGGAGCTCCTCGATAAGGTGAAAGTCAATGTTTGCACAAGCTTCTACTTCAATTCGATCACTTCGAATGGTTGCAATGGGCCCAAGATCCCTAATAGTGTCTTGCCTCAGTTGAGTCATGAccccgccccccaccccaccccctcccgTTTCAGATGGGGGCGCAATTTGAGGCGAACATGCAGAATATATGGGACCACGTGAAAGGGGTGGAGTCCAGTAGTGCACAGAATCTGGACCACGCGGTCAACGTACTGATTAAGAAGATAGATGATCATAAGGAACAGTCCATCTCAAGACTCAACGGCAGAATGAAAGCTTTGGAGACCAAGATTGTCGAGGTGATTGATGTTTTGAGGAACAAATGAAAAAGTGTGATGGTGTTTTACGGCGAACACAAATAACATTGTGATTGCAGTTGTCGAAGGATTTGCTGGCCTCCCAATCCCAACCTGGGCTGCCTTGTCCTGACATCTCCAGTCAAAAACAGCTCACGCCAGAGCTTCAGCAGGCCATGGAGAAATGGCTCACTGACCGCATCCAGGTGGGCAAGTGACGCAAAAAGTCAACGCTAAATCGTCTGACGTCTTGCTCGTTTATCGCACAGGCGCACAATGCCGTCAACCTGGAGGACAAAGGAATCTCGGCGTGCGCACAGCCCTTGGctaacaaaatggctgactttgcACTTGAGACTCAAGGTGGGACACTCGACACCCGGCACCTTACTCTTGGCTTGTATTTGGACTATTTTTCATCCCGCCTCACTGGCTGGCATCTACTCGTCACCTGTTGTGGGCCACCTTCTCATGACTTCTGCATGTAACGTTCAGGTGCCAGCGTGATCAGCACCCGCTGTTCTGAAACGTATCGCACCCGCTCGGCCTGTCTGAGCTTGTTTGGATTTCCATTGTGGTACCCGATGGAGAACCCCCGCATTGTCATTCGGGTGATTATtttctccctcttttttttttgttgttgttatataCCCGCCAACCTCCTTCATATTCCCTTCTCAGGGCGAGCCAATGCTGCTCCCGGGCAAATGCTGGGCCTTTCACGGTGCCCACGGGACCCTGGTCATCGCCCTGTCTCACCCCATAAGGATTACCCATGTGACGCTGGATCACGTGCCACGCCATAACACCCCCACCGGCCGAATCGACTCTGCACCCAAGGACTTTGAGGTTTATGTAAGTCAGCCAAAACATATTGCAAAAAAGTGAATTAccccttgagattttttttttttttcttcttgaacTGCATCTCCTCAGGGGTTGGAGGACGAGGTGGACGAAGGAACGCTCCTGGGAACGTTCACGTACAACGAGGACGGCGAACCCACCCAGACGTTTGAGCTGCCCGTGAGTTTTAGTCCACAAATGCACATTGCAAATGCAATTCCGACAATCGTTTGCTGACGGTGACATCAcctctgtgctttttttttgcctgacgCAGCCCAGCAACGTGATCTACCGCGTGGTGGAGTTGCGCGTCCTCAGCAACTGGGGTCACATGGAGTACACGTGCCTCTACCGCTTCCGAGTGCACGGTACCTTGGCGACGGACACATGATGGAGGTTTCGCTGGTTGGAGTGGTGAGTCCCACTTGAGCCTTCT
It encodes:
- the sun2 gene encoding uncharacterized protein sun2 isoform X2, translated to MSRRSCRLASTGYYNSDDDSDSSIVTNISYRENPVKIFKKKAGTRKAVSRASTTSSSFQSPSTKGRKPSLSTQTELTMGSVSCTRVTPRPPLIPSSSTTTQTPTRCPPPPPERIPGSGQAVVYPRPDQERSCVDSSGYSSSEGVNLKSPTASTTTKSSASTRTSTSKAKSNPLAPPAECRRQINSALCRVKETLSTWTAKINHLTTLGAQVWSQLLVYFQRLYPTNANSAQTKTTCIALILLFLLAAFVWFLPPLLTPLHTLTDFIKTQSPPGKVTQGPVLPNRPSPLDNVEYATATDSGTLPTEIEAKVQHLHEALQQKQELLDKMGAQFEANMQNIWDHVKGVESSSAQNLDHAVNVLIKKIDDHKEQSISRLNGRMKALETKIVELSKDLLASQSQPGLPCPDISSQKQLTPELQQAMEKWLTDRIQAHNAVNLEDKGISACAQPLANKMADFALETQGASVISTRCSETYRTRSACLSLFGFPLWYPMENPRIVIRGEPMLLPGKCWAFHGAHGTLVIALSHPIRITHVTLDHVPRHNTPTGRIDSAPKDFEVYGLEDEVDEGTLLGTFTYNEDGEPTQTFELPPSNVIYRVVELRVLSNWGHMEYTCLYRFRVHGTLATDT